A genomic segment from Deinococcus humi encodes:
- the secG gene encoding preprotein translocase subunit SecG, protein MILNLFLVLFALICVALVFFILLQVPRQAGLSASMASGGSLLGGRGVEGGLVRITSVLGGFFMLLALLIGIVSR, encoded by the coding sequence ATGATCCTGAATCTGTTTCTCGTGCTTTTCGCGCTGATCTGTGTGGCGCTGGTCTTCTTTATCCTGTTGCAGGTGCCGCGTCAGGCAGGTCTGTCGGCCAGCATGGCTTCCGGTGGTTCGCTACTGGGCGGCCGTGGTGTAGAGGGCGGCCTGGTCCGCATTACCAGCGTGCTGGGCGGCTTTTTCATGCTACTGGCCCTGCTGATCGGCATCGTTTCGCGCTAA
- a CDS encoding ABC transporter ATP-binding protein, whose product MNAIETTDLSKLYAPGVGLQALNLSVAAGEVFGFIGPNGAGKTTAIRTLMGFLRPSGGSGRILGHDIWQERVAVHRWVGYLPGEVHLGRDHTARELMSRSCRLRGGASNAYGLEVARRLELRLDARLGTLSKGNRQKVGLTLALMHRPDLLVLDEPTDGLDPLVQETVLGLLREAQSEGRTVFLSSHVLSEIERIAGRVGIIRRGELIRVEGVQTLKASLPQQVALRFARPPTVDLAALDGMSGGVADGLEFRGQWRGGPDPLIRALAGESLTSLSLTPSTLEDAFMDEYRSEPARAEVPHVA is encoded by the coding sequence ATGAACGCCATCGAAACCACCGACCTGAGCAAGCTGTACGCCCCCGGCGTGGGACTGCAGGCGCTGAATCTGAGCGTGGCGGCAGGTGAGGTCTTCGGCTTTATCGGCCCGAACGGCGCAGGCAAAACCACCGCCATCCGTACATTGATGGGCTTTCTGCGGCCCAGTGGCGGCAGCGGTCGCATCCTGGGCCACGACATCTGGCAGGAGCGTGTGGCGGTCCACAGGTGGGTGGGCTACCTGCCCGGCGAGGTTCACCTGGGCCGGGACCACACGGCCCGCGAGCTGATGAGCCGCAGTTGCAGGCTGCGCGGCGGGGCCAGTAACGCTTACGGGCTGGAGGTGGCCCGGCGACTGGAGCTGAGGCTGGACGCCCGGCTGGGCACGTTGAGCAAGGGCAACCGCCAGAAGGTGGGGCTGACCCTGGCATTGATGCACCGTCCCGATCTGCTGGTGCTGGACGAGCCGACAGATGGCCTGGACCCGCTGGTGCAGGAAACGGTGCTCGGCCTGCTCAGAGAGGCGCAGAGCGAGGGCCGCACGGTCTTTCTGTCCAGCCACGTCCTGAGCGAGATCGAGCGCATCGCTGGACGGGTGGGCATCATCCGGCGCGGTGAGCTGATCCGGGTGGAGGGGGTTCAGACGCTGAAAGCCAGCCTGCCGCAGCAGGTGGCGCTACGTTTTGCCCGGCCCCCGACCGTCGATCTCGCTGCGCTGGACGGCATGAGCGGGGGCGTGGCCGACGGGCTGGAGTTCCGGGGACAATGGCGCGGCGGCCCCGACCCGTTGATCCGGGCGCTGGCCGGCGAGTCGTTGACCTCGCTGAGCCTCACGCCATCCACGCTGGAGGACGCCTTCATGGATGAGTACCGCAGCGAACCGGCACGCGCAGAGGTGCCCCATGTGGCTTGA
- a CDS encoding LEA type 2 family protein — MRSLLPTAALVACGLVACAPASQVLQVPSIEVQSVRLTRLSLPGGLGGAPVADLKLNLRVSNPNVVPLKMTNIQATLVIDGAQVGRAEFPRVNVPARGSADQEADVSIPVTLSTAASFLKVARGQQVTYRLDGTFTADFGPLGPKNFGPFTLSQGQWKQNPIIPF; from the coding sequence ATGCGTTCCCTGTTGCCCACTGCCGCCCTCGTCGCCTGTGGTCTGGTCGCCTGTGCGCCTGCGTCCCAGGTGTTGCAGGTACCGTCTATCGAGGTTCAGAGCGTGCGTCTGACCCGTCTGTCACTGCCGGGCGGACTGGGCGGTGCACCCGTGGCAGACCTGAAACTGAACTTGCGCGTGTCTAACCCCAACGTGGTGCCCCTGAAGATGACCAACATTCAGGCCACGCTGGTGATCGACGGCGCGCAGGTGGGCCGTGCGGAGTTTCCCCGCGTCAACGTCCCAGCACGCGGATCGGCAGACCAGGAGGCTGATGTCTCCATTCCGGTCACTCTGTCTACCGCCGCCTCATTTCTGAAAGTGGCGCGCGGGCAGCAGGTTACCTATCGTCTGGACGGCACCTTCACCGCTGACTTTGGGCCCCTTGGCCCCAAGAATTTCGGGCCTTTCACGCTGAGTCAGGGGCAGTGGAAGCAGAATCCGATCATCCCATTCTAA
- a CDS encoding outer membrane lipoprotein carrier protein LolA, with product MRKPLNFTSILALCGVLLTPSASAQSVQDIIAKVDAAQKAAKDISFRLSGSASLESSAQKIDLTVKSIPAQSIARLQFNAPDALADNIVVADKNEIRQYLFLTNQVTVTSTKKAADGAGFGGLDFTQLSNAASLLSQYNVKLLSTTGAAGKRLFQLEAMSKSGNTTDKTRVFITEAGWRPTRIQIVSSAGKSLADLNVSNYKVNSGLSVSGLKKLPQDAEIVRQ from the coding sequence ATGAGGAAACCTCTCAACTTCACTTCCATTCTCGCCCTATGCGGCGTGTTGCTGACCCCTTCCGCCAGTGCCCAGAGCGTTCAGGACATCATTGCCAAGGTGGATGCTGCGCAGAAGGCCGCCAAAGATATTTCCTTCCGACTGAGCGGCAGCGCCTCGCTGGAATCCAGCGCCCAGAAAATCGACCTCACGGTCAAGAGTATTCCCGCGCAGAGCATCGCCCGACTGCAATTCAACGCGCCCGACGCGCTGGCCGACAATATTGTGGTGGCCGACAAGAACGAGATCCGTCAGTACCTGTTTCTGACCAATCAGGTCACGGTGACTTCCACCAAGAAGGCGGCCGACGGTGCCGGCTTTGGCGGGCTGGACTTCACGCAGCTGAGCAATGCGGCCTCCTTGCTGTCGCAGTACAACGTGAAGCTGCTGTCCACCACGGGCGCAGCGGGCAAACGCCTGTTCCAGCTGGAGGCCATGTCCAAGAGCGGCAACACCACCGACAAGACCCGCGTGTTCATCACCGAGGCAGGCTGGCGTCCAACCCGCATTCAGATCGTGAGCAGCGCCGGCAAATCGCTGGCCGATCTGAACGTCAGCAATTACAAGGTCAATTCCGGTCTCAGCGTTTCCGGGCTGAAGAAACTTCCTCAGGACGCCGAAATCGTCAGACAATAA
- the typA gene encoding translational GTPase TypA translates to MEYRNIAIIAHVDHGKTTLVDALLRQTLKLGHGEEIAERAMDSNDLEKERGITILAKNTAVEYNGVKINIVDTPGHADFGGEVERVLGMVNGCLVLVDAAEGPMPQTRFVLRKAIELGLKPIVVINKIDRIDARPEEVVNLTFDLMAELGANDDQLDFPILYAIAREGKAFRDLDNPQEDMHELFEMVLEHIPAPPADLEAPFQMLVTNLDYSEYLGRIVLGRVQRGTVKKGEFVQLMHKDGTMTKSRVVQPFTHMGLRRIEVDEVSAGDIVALAGIEDAQIGETVADLADPEALPIITVDEPTVSMTFQPNTSPFAGRDGKYVTSRHLNDRLKREVMTNVSLKVDEVRPDEFIVSGRGELHLSILLETMRREGYEVQVGSPQVIVREIDGVKHEPVEHLVIDVPEQHASTVIGVLGARRGQMVNMEPQGSRSRVEFKIPSRALFGFRTQFLSMTQGEGIMSHVFDGYAPWAGDIKIRQNGSLVSMEDGPAFAYSIWKLQDRGSFFIDAGAEVYVGMIVGENAREQDMNVNVCKNKKLTNVRSSGADEALTLTPPRRMSLEDALEYIGSDELVELTPHNIRLRKKVLNPSLRK, encoded by the coding sequence ATGGAATACCGGAACATCGCTATCATCGCGCACGTCGATCACGGCAAGACCACCCTGGTGGACGCACTGCTCCGTCAGACCCTGAAACTCGGGCACGGCGAGGAGATCGCCGAGCGGGCCATGGACAGCAACGATCTGGAAAAGGAACGTGGCATTACCATTCTCGCCAAGAACACTGCGGTGGAATACAACGGCGTGAAGATCAACATCGTGGACACCCCCGGCCACGCGGACTTCGGCGGCGAGGTGGAGCGCGTTCTGGGCATGGTCAACGGTTGCCTGGTGCTGGTGGACGCGGCGGAAGGCCCGATGCCCCAGACCCGTTTCGTGTTGCGCAAGGCCATTGAACTGGGCCTCAAGCCCATCGTGGTCATCAACAAGATCGACCGCATCGACGCGCGCCCTGAAGAAGTGGTCAACCTGACCTTCGACCTGATGGCCGAACTGGGCGCCAACGACGATCAGCTCGACTTCCCGATCCTGTACGCAATTGCCCGTGAAGGCAAGGCGTTCCGGGACCTGGACAACCCCCAGGAAGACATGCACGAGCTGTTCGAGATGGTGCTGGAGCACATCCCTGCCCCACCTGCGGATCTGGAAGCCCCTTTCCAGATGCTGGTGACCAATCTGGATTACTCCGAGTACCTGGGGCGCATCGTGCTGGGCCGGGTCCAGCGCGGCACGGTCAAGAAGGGCGAATTTGTGCAGCTGATGCACAAGGACGGCACCATGACCAAGTCACGCGTCGTCCAGCCGTTTACGCACATGGGACTGCGCCGCATCGAGGTCGACGAGGTCAGTGCGGGCGACATCGTGGCGCTGGCTGGGATCGAGGACGCGCAGATCGGCGAGACCGTGGCGGATCTGGCCGACCCCGAAGCGTTGCCGATCATCACCGTGGACGAGCCCACGGTCAGCATGACCTTCCAGCCGAACACCAGCCCCTTCGCTGGCAGGGACGGCAAGTACGTCACCAGCCGTCACCTGAATGACCGCCTGAAGCGTGAGGTCATGACCAACGTCTCGTTGAAGGTGGATGAGGTGCGCCCCGACGAGTTCATCGTTTCCGGGCGCGGCGAATTGCACCTGAGCATCCTGCTGGAGACCATGCGCCGCGAGGGCTATGAGGTCCAGGTCGGCAGCCCGCAGGTGATCGTCCGCGAGATCGACGGCGTCAAGCACGAGCCGGTGGAACATTTGGTCATCGATGTGCCGGAGCAACACGCCAGCACCGTGATCGGTGTGCTGGGCGCGCGCAGGGGCCAGATGGTCAACATGGAGCCGCAGGGCAGCCGCAGCCGCGTGGAATTCAAGATTCCGAGCCGCGCGCTGTTCGGTTTCCGCACCCAGTTCCTGTCCATGACCCAGGGCGAGGGCATCATGAGCCACGTGTTCGACGGGTACGCGCCGTGGGCCGGCGACATCAAGATCCGCCAGAACGGTTCGCTGGTCAGCATGGAAGACGGCCCAGCCTTCGCGTACTCGATCTGGAAGCTGCAGGATCGTGGCTCGTTCTTCATCGACGCCGGTGCGGAAGTTTACGTCGGCATGATCGTGGGTGAAAATGCCCGCGAGCAGGACATGAACGTCAACGTCTGCAAGAACAAGAAGCTGACCAACGTGCGTTCCAGCGGCGCAGACGAGGCCCTGACCCTGACCCCGCCGCGCCGGATGAGCCTGGAAGATGCTCTGGAGTACATCGGCAGCGATGAACTGGTGGAACTGACGCCGCACAACATCCGCCTGCGGAAGAAGGTGCTGAACCCCAGCTTGCGGAAATAA
- a CDS encoding GbsR/MarR family transcriptional regulator, which yields MSDTPPAPDVAAPTAESEQFTERAGLLFEMVGMPRAAGRVLGALLVAPAGGLTPAELAERLQASRAGISGAVKHLILLGLAERAPNPGERADRFRVRPNAWATLTEQGNRKLQTLHDLATDGLRALPPGAEATPLREMQRFYGHWLRLFPAVLEEWHRINQEERS from the coding sequence ATGTCAGACACACCACCAGCTCCTGACGTTGCTGCCCCTACTGCCGAAAGCGAGCAGTTCACGGAACGGGCGGGCCTGCTGTTTGAGATGGTGGGCATGCCGCGTGCAGCGGGACGGGTTCTGGGGGCACTGCTGGTGGCCCCGGCAGGCGGGCTGACCCCTGCGGAACTGGCCGAACGACTCCAGGCCAGCCGGGCGGGTATCAGCGGGGCAGTCAAGCACCTGATCCTGCTGGGCCTGGCCGAACGAGCGCCCAATCCCGGCGAGCGGGCCGACCGATTCCGGGTGCGCCCCAATGCCTGGGCCACCCTGACCGAGCAGGGCAACCGCAAGTTGCAGACCCTGCATGATCTGGCCACCGATGGCCTGCGGGCGCTGCCACCGGGAGCCGAGGCCACCCCACTGCGTGAGATGCAGCGCTTCTACGGCCACTGGCTGCGCCTGTTCCCCGCCGTGCTGGAAGAGTGGCACCGGATCAACCAGGAGGAGAGGTCATGA
- a CDS encoding prohibitin family protein: MTNPSGDHDRGFSPLRPDPVNNPTSNGPPASPPARFSPRLGLIIGGVVVAGLIAAQSITVIPAGFVGVVFSSFSGVKPIPLQEGLHFVLPFVDHVTTYDARLQEVTLAQNTAQGDEGSIRARSKEGLDITADVTVQFRIDRSKAAILHKELGRNYINTVLRPQVRSKVRDSIGQFGAADLISNQRTQLEASITTELNKSFSRNNLVLDAILLRELKIPESVAQAIEQKQTAEQQVAVERNRLQQAEISAQRDVVQAQGKAKAAIETAKGEAEALSLRGRALKENPQLIQLTVAERLAPGIQTVMLPSDGNFLLDMKSLGTQSLPKTAQNPAPQTPAAPAAPQSGN, encoded by the coding sequence ATGACCAACCCTAGTGGTGACCATGACCGTGGCTTCTCGCCCCTTCGTCCCGATCCCGTCAACAATCCCACGAGCAATGGCCCGCCCGCCTCGCCGCCCGCCCGCTTCTCCCCACGCCTGGGCTTGATCATCGGCGGGGTGGTGGTCGCGGGCCTGATCGCAGCTCAGAGCATCACGGTCATTCCGGCGGGCTTCGTGGGGGTGGTGTTCAGCTCCTTTAGCGGAGTCAAGCCCATTCCGTTGCAGGAGGGGCTTCATTTCGTGCTGCCGTTCGTGGACCATGTGACCACCTACGACGCCCGCCTGCAAGAGGTCACCCTGGCACAGAACACCGCGCAGGGCGATGAGGGGTCCATCCGCGCCCGGAGCAAGGAGGGGCTGGATATCACGGCAGATGTCACGGTCCAGTTCCGCATTGACCGTAGCAAGGCTGCCATCCTGCACAAGGAACTGGGCCGTAATTACATCAACACCGTCTTGCGGCCGCAGGTTCGCAGCAAGGTGCGCGACTCGATTGGACAGTTCGGGGCCGCAGACCTGATCAGCAACCAGCGCACCCAGCTGGAAGCCAGCATCACCACCGAACTGAACAAGTCGTTCTCGCGCAACAATCTGGTGCTGGACGCAATCCTCTTGCGTGAGCTGAAGATTCCCGAGAGCGTGGCCCAGGCCATCGAGCAGAAGCAGACCGCCGAGCAGCAGGTGGCGGTAGAAAGGAACCGCCTGCAGCAGGCCGAGATCAGTGCCCAGCGTGACGTCGTACAGGCGCAGGGCAAAGCCAAGGCCGCCATCGAAACGGCCAAGGGCGAGGCCGAGGCGCTCTCGCTACGCGGGCGCGCCCTCAAGGAAAACCCGCAACTGATCCAGCTCACGGTGGCCGAGCGCCTGGCCCCCGGAATCCAGACAGTGATGCTGCCCAGCGATGGCAACTTCCTGCTCGACATGAAATCGCTGGGAACGCAGTCGCTGCCGAAAACGGCCCAGAATCCTGCCCCTCAGACGCCAGCGGCGCCTGCTGCGCCCCAGTCCGGCAATTGA